The nucleotide sequence ATGCGTGATTTTCACTGTCCCACCTGTGGTCAGCGCCTGGCGTTCGAGAACTCCGCGTGTCTGTCGTGCGGCAGCGCGCTGGGATTCTCCCTGGACCAGATGGCGCTGATGGTGATAACCGGGCGCGACCAGAGCGAGCACGCCGGCGCGGTGGCCGCCGACGACTATCGGCTGTGCGCGAACCTGCATCTGGCCGAATGCAATTGGCTGGTTCCCGTCGGTCACCGCGACGGACTGTGCGAGTCATGTGCGCTGACCGTGCTGCGGCCCCACGATGGTGACACCGTGGGTCTCGCGGAGTTTGCTCGGGCCGAGGCGGCCAAACGTCGGCTGATCGCCGAGTTGCACGAGCTGAGGCTGCCGATCGTCGGACGTGACGAAGATCCCGACTACGGGCTGGCATTTCGGCTCCTGTCCAGTGCGCACGAGAATGTGATCACCGGGCACGACAATGGTGTCATCACACTGGATCTGGCCGAGGGCGACGACGTGCACCGCGAACAACTGCGCGTTGAGATGGAGGAGCCCTACCGCACCCTGCTGGGCCATTTCCGCCACGAGGTCGGGCACTACTACTTCTATCGGCTGGTTGCCCCGTCGGGTGACCACCTGGCCCGGTTCAAGCAATTGTTCGGCGACCCGGACGCCAACTACCAGCAGGCGCTGGATCGCCACTACCGGGACGGCCCCCCAGGCAATTGGCAGGAGAGTTTTGTGTCGTCGTATGCGACCATGCATCCCGCCGAGGACTGGGCGGAGACCTTCGCTCATTACCTGCACATCCGCGACACCCTGGATACCGCAGCCTGGTGCGGTTTCGCGCCGGCATCGGCGACATTTGATCGGCCGGCGTTGGGTCCCAGCGCCTTTCCCGCCATCATTGATACGTGGCTGCCGTTGTCGTGGTCGTTGAACATGGTCAACCGGTCGATGGGGCACGACGACCTGTATCCGTTTGTACTACCGGTCGCGGTCCTGGAGAAGATGCGGTTCGTCCATACGGTTGTCGACCAGGTGACGCAAGCACCGTGTGGTCCCGCCGCCGTCAGCGGTTAGGCGACTGTCTCGGACCTGCCTGCTAGGCGGGCATCGTCCGGCGTTCCTCGGGGCCCCACAGCGGCTGCATGCCGCCGGGCAGGGCCAGCTGGGTGTCGGTGATGACGTCGGCCAGCTCGCGTAGCGAGACGTGGATACCGGTCAACAATTCGGCCAACTCCGTGCGCCGCCCATCGGTGATTTCTTCGAGTTCGCCCGGATGCGACCGGCGCAATCGGGCGCTGATCTCATCCACCATCCGCT is from Mycobacterium marinum and encodes:
- a CDS encoding zinc-binding metallopeptidase family protein, producing the protein MRDFHCPTCGQRLAFENSACLSCGSALGFSLDQMALMVITGRDQSEHAGAVAADDYRLCANLHLAECNWLVPVGHRDGLCESCALTVLRPHDGDTVGLAEFARAEAAKRRLIAELHELRLPIVGRDEDPDYGLAFRLLSSAHENVITGHDNGVITLDLAEGDDVHREQLRVEMEEPYRTLLGHFRHEVGHYYFYRLVAPSGDHLARFKQLFGDPDANYQQALDRHYRDGPPGNWQESFVSSYATMHPAEDWAETFAHYLHIRDTLDTAAWCGFAPASATFDRPALGPSAFPAIIDTWLPLSWSLNMVNRSMGHDDLYPFVLPVAVLEKMRFVHTVVDQVTQAPCGPAAVSG